In a genomic window of Branchiostoma lanceolatum isolate klBraLanc5 chromosome 12, klBraLanc5.hap2, whole genome shotgun sequence:
- the LOC136446153 gene encoding glycerol-3-phosphate dehydrogenase [NAD(+)], cytoplasmic-like isoform X4, with protein sequence MHKWKICIVGNGQWGSAIGKIIGKNAAQLDQFETQVNMWVFEEMVDGRKLTEIINNDHENVKYLPGHKLPENIVAIPDVVEACMSADIHVWVLPHQFVRGVCQKLKGNIKPDAIALSLIKGLDESKAGVDLISNVINKELGVEVNVLMGANLAKEVANGHFCETTIGCRNEANGQMLKEMVQADNFRVVVVEDATTVEICGALKNIVATGAGFVDGLGMGDNTKAAVIRLGLMEMVKFTETFYQGSQTSTFLESCGIADLVTTCYGGRNRRVAEAFVTSGKTIDELEQEMLNGQKIQGPPTAKEVYHLLTEKKCEDQFPLFVAIHKICYEGMPVKDFIGCLKNHPEHIGGWRSIQAVQHLATSNNSKL encoded by the exons ATGCACAAGTGGAAGATTTGCATAGTAGGGAATGGACAGTG GGGTTCGGCTATTGGAAAGATTATCGGGAAGAATGCGGCTCAGCTGGACCAGTTTGAGACGCAGGTGAACATGTGGGTGTTTGAGGAGATGGTCGACGGCAGGAAACTGACAGAAATCATCAACAATGACCACGAGAACGTCAAGTACCTGCCCGGACACAAACTTCCTGAGAATATC GTTGCGATCCCTGATGTTGTGGAGGCGTGCATGTCTGCAGACATCCATGTGTGGGTCCTGCCCCACCAGTTTGTCAGGGGAGTGTGTCAGAAACTCAAGGGGAACATCAAACCTGACGCCATCGCGCTGTCTCTAATCAAG GGATTGGACGAGAGTAAAGCAGGGGTGGACCTCATCTCTAATGTGATTAACAAGGAGCTGGGTGTGGAGGTCAACGTCCTGATGGGAGCAAACCTGGCTAAGGAGGTCGCAAACGGCCACTTCTGTGAAACCACAATAG gctgtAGGAACGAGGCAAACGGCCAGATGTTGAAGGAGATGGTCCAGGCAGATAACTTcagggtggtggtggtggaggaCGCTACCACTGTGGAGATCTGCGGGGCCCTCAAG AACATCGTGGCGACGGGAGCAGGTTTTGTGGACGGCCTGGGCATGGGAGACAACACCAAGGCTGCGGTCATCCGTCTGGGGCTCATGGAGATGGTCAAGTTCACAGAAACTTTCTACCAG GGCTCTCAGACGTCCACGTTCCTGGAGAGTTGCGGGATCGCTGATCTGGTGACGACATGTTACGGAGGGAGGAACCGCAGAGTGGCAGAAGCCTTTGTTACAAGTGGAAAG ACAATAGATGAGCTGGAGCAGGAGATGTTGAATGGACAGAAGATCCAGGGACCCCCCACGGCTAAGGAGGTGTACCATCTTCTTACGGAAAAGAAATGTGAAGATCA GTTTCCTCTCTTTGTGGCCATTCACAAGATCTGCTATGAAGGGATGCCCGTCAAAGACTTCATCGGCTGCCTGAAGAACCATCCagaacacat TGGTGGTTGGAGGTCTATTCAAGCAGTTCAACATCTGGCTACAAGCAACAATAGCAAGTTGTAG
- the LOC136445732 gene encoding tripartite motif-containing protein 3-like, protein MAAEDALEEELVDESLTCSVCKDIYDDPRVLPCLHTFCAMCLEQRRTEDSQLTCPTCQHQWTLKTEDSVSNLPSNFYINKLLNFRALHNSEDARCQMCESGAKVESICGDCKLLLCGNCFIAHSNSPALKDHYIITLHDLKNPSSRAKYTGAEYCAKHNDVRVTFYCQPCAKLVCRECTITEHKQGRKHNPREVSEVAQKYKDDLQTLVQKTVDAADALKNASKTIRKELTSITINCQVEKTMIREHFVQLKAKVEKAERDVMDKLEEMEITQREPLIKERGSFEGTLRSTEDGLKFCTDILGRNNDVEILTLGQQLEDRLKVLAANQVKREPLKNHLTFQHSTDIKCELVLTCKPIVITDPPVESLPTSVVFRPQKGQVQGTPQLTVTSPVGQCVTLEITKISEGVFEAVWRPQTTGKHVVGVATESDTSGGGGKWKWGRASGKGGCSPLIVDVSSNNPVLTFGQKGSQQGQFDRPLDVAVRGDRLYVADTFNKRVQVFDLSGKFCFSFLTASNPESVVVQTGGTILVHCGEEVIKFSPSGELLKKLDIGVHCTAISGLAVQRDGGLVVADFGQNIFLFVESDGTLVKQVGGQGLLKAQPFSSVSFVCVDNESNIIVSDALQNCVQVFDVCLNFLNKFGERGRQPHNMWSPTGVSADSRGNIVLANVGDKSDVGGVEHGKKLQVFRSDGTWVATISSDKDKLNKPHGVAVTEDGHVFVVDYADHCVRKYRYM, encoded by the coding sequence ATGGCGGCTGAAGACGCTCTAGAAGAAGAATTGGTGGATGAGTCCCTCACTTGCTCTGTCTGCAAGGACATCTACGATGACCCCAGGGTCTTGCcgtgtcttcacaccttctgcGCCATGTGTTTGGAGCAGCGGCGGACGGAAGACAGCCAGCTCACCTGTCCTACCTGTCAGCACCAGTGGACACTAAAGACTGAAGATTCAGTCAGCAATCTTCCTTCTAACTTCTACATCAACAAGCTGCTGAACTTCAGGGCACTACACAACAGCGAAGACGCCCGTTGTCAGATGTGTGAGTCGGGGGCCAAGGTGGAAAGTATTTGTGGAGACTGCAAACTTCTCCTATGTGGAAACTGTTTCATTGCACACAGCAACTCGCCTGCCTTGAAAGACCATTACATCATAACCCTGCATGATCTAAAGAACCCCAGCAGCAGGGCAAAGTACACCGGGGCAGAGTACTGCGCAAAACACAATGATGTGCGCGTGACGTTCTACTGCCAGCCCTGCGCCAAGCTTGTGTGCCGAGAGTGCACCATCACCGAACACAAGCAGGGGCGCAAGCACAACCCACGGGAGGTCAGTGAAGTGGCGCAGAAGTACAAGGACGACCTACAGACGCTagtgcagaaaacagtggacgcAGCCGATGCCCTGAAGAACGCGAGCAAGACCATCCGTAAAGAACTGACAAGCATCACCATAAACTGTCAAGTAGAGAAGACAATGATCCGAGAACATTTCGTACAGCTGAAGGCAAAAGTGGAGAAGGCAGAGCGGGACGTCATGGACAAACTTGAAGAGATGGAGATTACACAGCGAGAGCCGCTAATAAAGGAACGGGGAAGTTTTGAAGGGACTTTGAGATCTACTGAAGATGGACTGAAGTTCTGTACAGATATTCTAGGTAGGAACAATGACGTAGAGATTCTGACCCTTGGGCAGCAGCTTGAAGACAGGCTTAAAGTCCTAGCTGCAAATCAGGTAAAGCGTGAACCACTAAAGAATCATCTAACATTCCAGCATAGCACTGATATCAAATGCGAGCTGGTGCTAACTTGTAAGCCCATTGTTATTACAGATCCCCCGGTCGAAAGTCTGCCGACTAGTGTTGTTTTCCGACCACAAAAAGGTCAAGTTCAGGGAACACCACAACTCACAGTCACCTCCCCTGTGGGGCAGTGTGTCACATTGGAGATCACTAAAATCAGCGAGGGGGTGTTTGAAGCTGTATGGAGGCCACAGACAACAGGAAAGCATGTAGTAGGGGTGGCCACAGAGAGCGACACttcggggggagggggtaaaTGGAAGTGGGGTAGGGCTTCAGGAAAAGGAGGGTGTTCCCCTTTGATTGTAGATGTTAGCAGTAACAACCCCGTACTGACGTTTGGGCAGAAGGGCAGCCAGCAGGGGCAGTTTGACAGACCTTTGGATGTAGCAGTCAGGGGGGATAGACTGTATGTGGCTGACACCTTCAACAAACGTGTTCAGGTGTTCGATCTGAGCGGGAAGTTTTGCTTCTCGTTTTTGACAGCTTCGAACCCAGAATCAGTCGTAGTTCAGACTGGTGGAACCATACTGGTGCACTGTGGAGAGGAAGTGATTAAATTTTCCCCTTCAGGAGAACTGCTGAAGAAACTCGATATAGGGGTACACTGTACTGCCATCAGTGGTCTGGCTGTACAGAGGGATGGGGGATTGGTTGTAGCTGATTTTGGCCAGAACATTTTTCTGTTTGTCGAATCGGATGGGACGCTGGTGAAACAGGTGGGAGGGCAGGGACTGTTAAAGGCCCAGCCATTCAGCTCCGTATCTTTTGTCTGTGTGGATAACGAAAGTAACATCATTGTCTCAGATGCACTTCAGAACTGTGTACAGGTGTTTGATGTCTGTCTGAATTTTCTGAATAAGTTTGGGGAGCGCGGTAGACAGCCGCATAACATGTGGAGCCCTACAGGGGTGTCAGCTGACAGTAGGGGGAACATAGTTCTGGCAAACGTAGGGGACAAGTCTGATGTAGGTGGAGTAGAGCATGGTAAGAAGCTTCAGGTGTTCCGGTCAGACGGCACCTGGGTGGCTACCATAAGCAGTGATAAGGACAAACTGAACAAACCCCACGGggtggctgtgacagaggatggACATGTGTTTGTAGTGGACTATGCTGACCACTGTGTCCGgaagtacagatacatgtgA
- the LOC136446153 gene encoding glycerol-3-phosphate dehydrogenase [NAD(+)], cytoplasmic-like isoform X2 has translation MHKWKICIVGNGQWGSAIGKIIGKNAAQLDQFETQVNMWVFEEMVDGRKLTEIINNDHENVKYLPGHKLPENIVAIPDVVEACMSADIHVWVLPHQFVRGVCQKLKGNIKPDAIALSLIKGLDESKAGVDLISNVINKELGVEVNVLMGANLAKEVANGHFCETTIGCRNEANGQMLKEMVQADNFRVVVVEDATTVEICGALKNIVATGAGFVDGLGMGDNTKAAVIRLGLMEMVKFTETFYQSLQPRGSKNPQGSQTSTFLESCGIADLVTTCYGGRNRRVAEAFVTSGKTIDELEQEMLNGQKIQGPPTAKEVYHLLTEKKCEDQFPLFVAIHKICYEGMPVKDFIGCLKNHPEHIGGWRSIQAVQHLATSNNSKL, from the exons ATGCACAAGTGGAAGATTTGCATAGTAGGGAATGGACAGTG GGGTTCGGCTATTGGAAAGATTATCGGGAAGAATGCGGCTCAGCTGGACCAGTTTGAGACGCAGGTGAACATGTGGGTGTTTGAGGAGATGGTCGACGGCAGGAAACTGACAGAAATCATCAACAATGACCACGAGAACGTCAAGTACCTGCCCGGACACAAACTTCCTGAGAATATC GTTGCGATCCCTGATGTTGTGGAGGCGTGCATGTCTGCAGACATCCATGTGTGGGTCCTGCCCCACCAGTTTGTCAGGGGAGTGTGTCAGAAACTCAAGGGGAACATCAAACCTGACGCCATCGCGCTGTCTCTAATCAAG GGATTGGACGAGAGTAAAGCAGGGGTGGACCTCATCTCTAATGTGATTAACAAGGAGCTGGGTGTGGAGGTCAACGTCCTGATGGGAGCAAACCTGGCTAAGGAGGTCGCAAACGGCCACTTCTGTGAAACCACAATAG gctgtAGGAACGAGGCAAACGGCCAGATGTTGAAGGAGATGGTCCAGGCAGATAACTTcagggtggtggtggtggaggaCGCTACCACTGTGGAGATCTGCGGGGCCCTCAAG AACATCGTGGCGACGGGAGCAGGTTTTGTGGACGGCCTGGGCATGGGAGACAACACCAAGGCTGCGGTCATCCGTCTGGGGCTCATGGAGATGGTCAAGTTCACAGAAACTTTCTACCAG AGTCTTCAGCCACGAGGATCTAAGAATCCCCAA GGCTCTCAGACGTCCACGTTCCTGGAGAGTTGCGGGATCGCTGATCTGGTGACGACATGTTACGGAGGGAGGAACCGCAGAGTGGCAGAAGCCTTTGTTACAAGTGGAAAG ACAATAGATGAGCTGGAGCAGGAGATGTTGAATGGACAGAAGATCCAGGGACCCCCCACGGCTAAGGAGGTGTACCATCTTCTTACGGAAAAGAAATGTGAAGATCA GTTTCCTCTCTTTGTGGCCATTCACAAGATCTGCTATGAAGGGATGCCCGTCAAAGACTTCATCGGCTGCCTGAAGAACCATCCagaacacat TGGTGGTTGGAGGTCTATTCAAGCAGTTCAACATCTGGCTACAAGCAACAATAGCAAGTTGTAG
- the LOC136446153 gene encoding glycerol-3-phosphate dehydrogenase [NAD(+)], cytoplasmic-like isoform X3 has product MSAPKKIAIIGSGNWGSAIGKIIGKNAAQLDQFETQVNMWVFEEMVDGRKLTEIINNDHENVKYLPGHKLPENIVAIPDVVEACMSADIHVWVLPHQFVRGVCQKLKGNIKPDAIALSLIKGLDESKAGVDLISNVINKELGVEVNVLMGANLAKEVANGHFCETTIGCRNEANGQMLKEMVQADNFRVVVVEDATTVEICGALKNIVATGAGFVDGLGMGDNTKAAVIRLGLMEMVKFTETFYQGSQTSTFLESCGIADLVTTCYGGRNRRVAEAFVTSGKTIDELEQEMLNGQKIQGPPTAKEVYHLLTEKKCEDQFPLFVAIHKICYEGMPVKDFIGCLKNHPEHIGGWRSIQAVQHLATSNNSKL; this is encoded by the exons ATGTCTGCACCGAAGAAAATAGCGATTATCGGATCTGGAAACTG GGGTTCGGCTATTGGAAAGATTATCGGGAAGAATGCGGCTCAGCTGGACCAGTTTGAGACGCAGGTGAACATGTGGGTGTTTGAGGAGATGGTCGACGGCAGGAAACTGACAGAAATCATCAACAATGACCACGAGAACGTCAAGTACCTGCCCGGACACAAACTTCCTGAGAATATC GTTGCGATCCCTGATGTTGTGGAGGCGTGCATGTCTGCAGACATCCATGTGTGGGTCCTGCCCCACCAGTTTGTCAGGGGAGTGTGTCAGAAACTCAAGGGGAACATCAAACCTGACGCCATCGCGCTGTCTCTAATCAAG GGATTGGACGAGAGTAAAGCAGGGGTGGACCTCATCTCTAATGTGATTAACAAGGAGCTGGGTGTGGAGGTCAACGTCCTGATGGGAGCAAACCTGGCTAAGGAGGTCGCAAACGGCCACTTCTGTGAAACCACAATAG gctgtAGGAACGAGGCAAACGGCCAGATGTTGAAGGAGATGGTCCAGGCAGATAACTTcagggtggtggtggtggaggaCGCTACCACTGTGGAGATCTGCGGGGCCCTCAAG AACATCGTGGCGACGGGAGCAGGTTTTGTGGACGGCCTGGGCATGGGAGACAACACCAAGGCTGCGGTCATCCGTCTGGGGCTCATGGAGATGGTCAAGTTCACAGAAACTTTCTACCAG GGCTCTCAGACGTCCACGTTCCTGGAGAGTTGCGGGATCGCTGATCTGGTGACGACATGTTACGGAGGGAGGAACCGCAGAGTGGCAGAAGCCTTTGTTACAAGTGGAAAG ACAATAGATGAGCTGGAGCAGGAGATGTTGAATGGACAGAAGATCCAGGGACCCCCCACGGCTAAGGAGGTGTACCATCTTCTTACGGAAAAGAAATGTGAAGATCA GTTTCCTCTCTTTGTGGCCATTCACAAGATCTGCTATGAAGGGATGCCCGTCAAAGACTTCATCGGCTGCCTGAAGAACCATCCagaacacat TGGTGGTTGGAGGTCTATTCAAGCAGTTCAACATCTGGCTACAAGCAACAATAGCAAGTTGTAG
- the LOC136446153 gene encoding glycerol-3-phosphate dehydrogenase [NAD(+)], cytoplasmic-like isoform X1 — protein MSAPKKIAIIGSGNWGSAIGKIIGKNAAQLDQFETQVNMWVFEEMVDGRKLTEIINNDHENVKYLPGHKLPENIVAIPDVVEACMSADIHVWVLPHQFVRGVCQKLKGNIKPDAIALSLIKGLDESKAGVDLISNVINKELGVEVNVLMGANLAKEVANGHFCETTIGCRNEANGQMLKEMVQADNFRVVVVEDATTVEICGALKNIVATGAGFVDGLGMGDNTKAAVIRLGLMEMVKFTETFYQSLQPRGSKNPQGSQTSTFLESCGIADLVTTCYGGRNRRVAEAFVTSGKTIDELEQEMLNGQKIQGPPTAKEVYHLLTEKKCEDQFPLFVAIHKICYEGMPVKDFIGCLKNHPEHIGGWRSIQAVQHLATSNNSKL, from the exons ATGTCTGCACCGAAGAAAATAGCGATTATCGGATCTGGAAACTG GGGTTCGGCTATTGGAAAGATTATCGGGAAGAATGCGGCTCAGCTGGACCAGTTTGAGACGCAGGTGAACATGTGGGTGTTTGAGGAGATGGTCGACGGCAGGAAACTGACAGAAATCATCAACAATGACCACGAGAACGTCAAGTACCTGCCCGGACACAAACTTCCTGAGAATATC GTTGCGATCCCTGATGTTGTGGAGGCGTGCATGTCTGCAGACATCCATGTGTGGGTCCTGCCCCACCAGTTTGTCAGGGGAGTGTGTCAGAAACTCAAGGGGAACATCAAACCTGACGCCATCGCGCTGTCTCTAATCAAG GGATTGGACGAGAGTAAAGCAGGGGTGGACCTCATCTCTAATGTGATTAACAAGGAGCTGGGTGTGGAGGTCAACGTCCTGATGGGAGCAAACCTGGCTAAGGAGGTCGCAAACGGCCACTTCTGTGAAACCACAATAG gctgtAGGAACGAGGCAAACGGCCAGATGTTGAAGGAGATGGTCCAGGCAGATAACTTcagggtggtggtggtggaggaCGCTACCACTGTGGAGATCTGCGGGGCCCTCAAG AACATCGTGGCGACGGGAGCAGGTTTTGTGGACGGCCTGGGCATGGGAGACAACACCAAGGCTGCGGTCATCCGTCTGGGGCTCATGGAGATGGTCAAGTTCACAGAAACTTTCTACCAG AGTCTTCAGCCACGAGGATCTAAGAATCCCCAA GGCTCTCAGACGTCCACGTTCCTGGAGAGTTGCGGGATCGCTGATCTGGTGACGACATGTTACGGAGGGAGGAACCGCAGAGTGGCAGAAGCCTTTGTTACAAGTGGAAAG ACAATAGATGAGCTGGAGCAGGAGATGTTGAATGGACAGAAGATCCAGGGACCCCCCACGGCTAAGGAGGTGTACCATCTTCTTACGGAAAAGAAATGTGAAGATCA GTTTCCTCTCTTTGTGGCCATTCACAAGATCTGCTATGAAGGGATGCCCGTCAAAGACTTCATCGGCTGCCTGAAGAACCATCCagaacacat TGGTGGTTGGAGGTCTATTCAAGCAGTTCAACATCTGGCTACAAGCAACAATAGCAAGTTGTAG